The Geminocystis sp. NIES-3708 genomic sequence ATTACCTGAAGAGGAGGAAGATTGAGAAGTGCTTTGAAAGCGAATTTGACTTTCGTGAATATAACCATTTTTACCGCAGACATCCGTGATATACCAACCGTTACTATAACCATAAGTATCAATAGCCGTGACGGTTTTAATACTACAAAGAATTTGACCGTTAGGAGTCGCTCTCACATTAGAAGGAGGGGCGTAAATCACTGCTTGACTATTTTGAGCCGATACACTAGATAATTTGGACTCTAGGGGAATAGTCAAAGAACAAAAAGTAACACTTAATCCTAGTAAAGTTTTTATAGTAGAAGGGAGTTTTTTATTCATAATTTATTAATTGTTGTTAATACACAAAATAGATCTTAGACTAATTCAATGATTGATAGAAATAAAGTATTTTAAAATATAATCATGAGATATTATTTAAAATTTTTATTCACAATTTGATGATACTATGAAAAATTCTTGTTTATAAAGAATAATGTAATATTTATTAATAATTAGTTATTGATAATTGACCATTTTTTAAAGTTGGATGAACAAAATAATTTATAATTATTTAAAATAAAAAAAATTATTTAAGTATTAATCTTAAATAAAGATATTGATATTAATAATTATTACAATATGACAGAAAATATTGATTTATTACTAGAATCTTATCAAAAATTTGGTATAAATCTAGGACTAGAAAGAATAGAAAAATTATTACAATTATTAGATAATCCTCATAAAAAAGTATCAATAATTCATGTAGCTGGAACAAATGGTAAAGGTTCGGTATGTGCTTATTTATCCTCAATTTTTACTCAAGCTGGTTATAAAACAGGACGTTTTACTTCTCCTCATTTGGTAAATTGGAATGAA encodes the following:
- a CDS encoding SH3 domain-containing protein codes for the protein MNKKLPSTIKTLLGLSVTFCSLTIPLESKLSSVSAQNSQAVIYAPPSNVRATPNGQILCSIKTVTAIDTYGYSNGWYITDVCGKNGYIHESQIRFQSTSQSSSSSGNCSVINIKTGQLAVRKSPDGESIAGLNNNNIVQYIKGDFPWYYIKVINGPNSRVNGKTGWVNANYLNCY